The Bacteroidia bacterium genomic interval TTGATTTTCGCAATATTGAATTATTGGATTTGGAAGGCTGCATGGATAAAAAGGCGAAGAATTATCGCAGCTATTATGTGAAGCATAAGGAGGAGGATTGTAAATATTAAGGATTAAACCTCTTTCATCAGAATAAAAACAGTCTGTCATCCCGGAATCCATAAGATATCCGGGATCTCTAGCTACTTAATTGAGCTTGCAAGAGATCCCGGCTCTTGGGATTAGGCCGGGATGACAATTTTAGTAATGGTAAAATCCTCACTTCTCCATCCGCTCCACCACATTCAAGAGCGAACGAGCCGTATGATAGGCCCCTTTCCAAATCCCACTTTTATTCCCTTCCTTCCGTTCAGGCTCCTTATCCAATCCACCCGCATAAAAGCCTCCCTGTTCATGGTCAATGAGATAGGTATCGATGTAGTCCCATTGTTTCAGGAACTTATCTCCATATTTCATGGAATCATTCGGATAAAGACCCTCCATAAGTTGCAAAGTATTCAAGGTCTCCACCTGCGCCCACCAATTTTTAGAATCACGAACAATTTCAAGTGGGGCATCCTCTTCCAAATAATAGCCTCCATCATAGAGTCCTCCCAAAGAATCATCAAAGCCAAACCTTAAAGCATGATCCACCATTTTTTTTGCGACCTCATGGGTGCGCTCACTTTCTTCCCCTATCACCTCCTCAGCTTCTAATAATAAATAAGCCGTTTCGATATCATGCCCAAAGGAAACATGATCCAGGTAGTGATTATTTTCACGGCTCTCTTGCGTTGAATCGCGATAAGAAAGCGGTGTCCAATCTTCCCAAAAATGCAGGCGCATATATCCTTTCTCATGGGTGATGGTATCTCTAATGATGCTAATGAGTTCTTCAATACGACTTTTCAACAAATCATCCCGCCAGACACCATACAACTCACTGAAAGCCTCCAATAAATGAATGCTGCTATTTTGATCTTTGGGAGGAGTCCGACCTGATCCTTGCCTAAGCAGCCTGCCGTCCCTTTCCATAAACTGAAAATATCCTCCCAAGTCAGAATCATGGCTATACTCTTCCAACCAATAGAATCC includes:
- a CDS encoding AGE family epimerase/isomerase, which translates into the protein MKNLSILFPFLLIALLFGCKEEPPEEMLLSSTVEQVLMKKVLEPWYPRVIDSLHGGYLSDFDYAWERTGKQNKMIVTQARHVWTTSKAYNRSGDEGYKAMARHGVKFLKDVMWDAEYGGFLNLVNQEGEVLDNSQEKRIIKEAYGNAFAIYALAAFSKISDEEKALDYAKSGFYWLEEYSHDSDLGGYFQFMERDGRLLRQGSGRTPPKDQNSSIHLLEAFSELYGVWRDDLLKSRIEELISIIRDTITHEKGYMRLHFWEDWTPLSYRDSTQESRENNHYLDHVSFGHDIETAYLLLEAEEVIGEESERTHEVAKKMVDHALRFGFDDSLGGLYDGGYYLEEDAPLEIVRDSKNWWAQVETLNTLQLMEGLYPNDSMKYGDKFLKQWDYIDTYLIDHEQGGFYAGGLDKEPERKEGNKSGIWKGAYHTARSLLNVVERMEK